CTCAAGGCGCGGCGCAAGAACGCGGACTTCATCCTCCTGAACTACCCGACCCGCGAGGGAACGGCCTTCGGCGGGGACGACAACGAGGTGACGCTCGTGCGTCCCGACGGCTCCTCCGAGGCGTGGCCCCGCCTGACCAAGCGCGAGGTGGCCCGCCGCCTGCTGGACGAGGTTCTGGCGATCCGCGAGCGACTGCCGCACTCCCCAGGCTGACCGCTGACGGCTGACGGCTGACAGCTCACCGTGACCCCCCGTAGCATTATTCAGCCCCTATGCATACCATGTCGTGTGCTCAGCAAGGACCAGCGGCAGAAGCGGATTCAGGACATCATCGCGCGGGAGAGCGTCTCCACGCAGGGCGAACTCGTGGAGCGGCTGCGCGCGGAGGGCGTGCAGGTCACGCAGGCGACGGTGAGCCGCGACATCAACGAGCTGCGGCTGGTGCGCCTGCCCATCGGCAAGGGCCGCCACCGCTACGCGCTCGCGCAGGTCGGCGGGCACAACGACGTGCAGGAGCAGTTGGAGCGCCTCTTCCAGAACTTCGTGCGGGACGTGGACCGGGGCGAGAACATGCTCGTCATCCGCACTGCCGACGGCCACGCCACGGGTGTCGCCCTGCTGCTCGACAAGCTCCGCCGCGACGACATCGTGGGCACCATCGCCGGGGAGGACACCATCTTCGTGGTCGCCCGCACCACCGCCGAGGGTGAGGCGCTGATGGAGGAACTCCACGCGCTGATGCTGGGGTGAGGCTGAATTCCTGGCGCAGATGTGCGGGTTCTGTCAGAGGGCGTGTGCGTAAGTAGACCCGTCATGAAGAGGCTTCTGCTCCTGCCCTCCCTGCTCCTCGCCGCCTGCGCCCCAGCCGCCGCCCCCGTGGGTCCCCTCGTGCCGGGAGACGTACTGACCCTGACGGGAACGACCAAGAGTAAGGAGGCGGTGAACGTAACCCTGACGGTGCGGAATAAAGGTGAGCGGGACGGCGACGGCGACTGGGAATACGACGCCGACAGCACCCAGCCGGACTCGGCATTTATCATCCTGAATGGTGAGCAGGACTTCGTTGGCGTCGTGGAGGGTGGAGGCGTCCTCGGCACGGACGGCCAGGAGGACGACAGGGTTCTGTTGTGTCTTGGCGAGACTACGGGACCCGGCTGGCGCACGGCGACGGGCTACCTTGTTCAGGAGAGCGTCACGGATTTGACCACCCTGCTAGGTCGAGCGCAGAGCCAGTCGGGTCTCAGCGGCCTCAAGACGCTGGCCGAAAGCTCCGGGGACTGCACGATCACACGCAAGTAGAAGCCGTTCACTCACAGTTTGGGGCAGCTCAATTCAAACATGGGCCGGATGGTGTCTTACCTCAACGCCTCGCTCTCCGCCCGCACCCCCACCCTCCCGTCCTGAAACTCCAGCGTGAGCGCCTGCCCCGCCCGCACCCCCGCCGCCCGCGTGACGAGCTTGCCCGCCTCGTCGCGCACGAGGGCGTAGCCGCGCGCCAGCGTCCGCTCCGGCGTGAGACCGAGGGCCTGACGCATCAGCGCGTCCACCTCCGCGCGGGCGGCGTCGGCGTGACGGCGGGCGGCCCCTGCGGCGCGGTCGAGTGCCCACTGCGTCCCTGCGTCCGCGTTCACCAGCACGTCGCGGGCGTGGGTGCGGATGCGGCGGGCGTCCTCCTGTGCCTGCGCGGCGGCCCCCACCACCACGCGGACGATGTGGGCGGCGGCCTTGCTCGGCGTGTCGGTGCGGGTGTGGGCCACCTCGTCGGGCAGGGTGTCGTCCCGCGCGTGCCCCAGCCCGGTGATGACGGGGGCCGGGAAGCCGGCGAGGGCGCGGCCCACCTCCAGATCGTTGAGCCACGCGAGGTCCGTCACGGCCCCGCCGCCCCGGATGACCACGAGGGCGTCAAGAGGTTCCTCCCCGTGCGCCTCCCGCGCGGCAGCGATGGCTCCCGTCAGGCTCGCGCTCGCCTCCCGGCCCTGGAAGGTGGCCTCCAGATAGAGGAAGTCCACGATCCCGGCGGCCTCCAGCGCGTCCGTCTCGCGGCGAAAGTCGCCGAGGCCCGCCGCCCCGACCGGGCTGATGACGGCCACCCGCGCGAAGTCGGTGGGGGCGGGGAGGGTGCGGTTCAGGCCGTACACCCCCTCACGCACCAGCGTTTCCCGCAGGGCCTCCAGCTTGAGCGCCGCGTCCCCGAGGGTGAACTCGGGGGACACGTCCGCCACGTTGAGGGAGAACCCGTACTGCGGGTGGAACTCGGCGGTGCAGAACAGGAGCACCTTGAGGCCCGCCGTCAGGCTGCCGCGCGTCGCCCGGCGGAACTTGTCCTCCAGCGCGTAGCGTTCGCGCGCCCACACGGTCGCCCGGCACTTGGCGACCTCCACGCCGTCCTCCAGTTGCACGAGGTCGAGGTAGAGGTGGCGGCGGTCCGTCAGCGAGGCGATCTCCGCGCGCACCCACACGCCGCCCGGCACCCCACGCGCGATCACCTGCCCGACGTAGCCCAGCACGTCCGCGAGGTCGAGGAAATGTTCGGGTGGGCGGGTCGGCTCCACCTTGCTCCTGCGCTTGCGCCCGGTCACAGCCGCGCCCCGAGATGACGGCCCAGTACCGCCGCGAGCACGCCAAGACAGATACTCAGCCCGGCGTACAGCGCCGCGAGGCCACTCGCGCCCCGCTCCAGCAGCCCGTCCACCTCCACGCCGAAGGTGGAAAAGGTCGTGAATGCCCCCAGCACCCCCGTTCCGAAGGCGAGCCGCACGGCTTCCGGCCAGACACCGCGCCCCACGAGCGCCACCGTCAGCCCCAGCAGGAACGAGCCGAGGACGTTGACGAGGAGGGTGGAGACGGGAAGGCCGAGCCGCGAGACGAGCGGTGCCAGCCCCAGCCCGACGCCGTAGCGCGCCGCCGCCCCCACCGCGCCCCCCGCCATCACCCACAGCCACGCGCTCACGGGGGACAGGATAGGGGGAGTGTGGGCGGTCGAACGTAGGATCGGGGGAGCAAAGACCTCACCGTCCACGTTCCACACTCCACGCTCTACGATCAACCCCATGATCCGCGCCAAGACCTTCAC
This genomic window from Deinococcus sp. YIM 134068 contains:
- the argR gene encoding arginine repressor; translation: MLSKDQRQKRIQDIIARESVSTQGELVERLRAEGVQVTQATVSRDINELRLVRLPIGKGRHRYALAQVGGHNDVQEQLERLFQNFVRDVDRGENMLVIRTADGHATGVALLLDKLRRDDIVGTIAGEDTIFVVARTTAEGEALMEELHALMLG
- the xseA gene encoding exodeoxyribonuclease VII large subunit, whose protein sequence is MTGRKRRSKVEPTRPPEHFLDLADVLGYVGQVIARGVPGGVWVRAEIASLTDRRHLYLDLVQLEDGVEVAKCRATVWARERYALEDKFRRATRGSLTAGLKVLLFCTAEFHPQYGFSLNVADVSPEFTLGDAALKLEALRETLVREGVYGLNRTLPAPTDFARVAVISPVGAAGLGDFRRETDALEAAGIVDFLYLEATFQGREASASLTGAIAAAREAHGEEPLDALVVIRGGGAVTDLAWLNDLEVGRALAGFPAPVITGLGHARDDTLPDEVAHTRTDTPSKAAAHIVRVVVGAAAQAQEDARRIRTHARDVLVNADAGTQWALDRAAGAARRHADAARAEVDALMRQALGLTPERTLARGYALVRDEAGKLVTRAAGVRAGQALTLEFQDGRVGVRAESEALR
- the crcB gene encoding fluoride efflux transporter CrcB — its product is MAGGAVGAAARYGVGLGLAPLVSRLGLPVSTLLVNVLGSFLLGLTVALVGRGVWPEAVRLAFGTGVLGAFTTFSTFGVEVDGLLERGASGLAALYAGLSICLGVLAAVLGRHLGARL